In Leptolyngbya sp. CCY15150, one DNA window encodes the following:
- a CDS encoding J domain-containing protein, translating to MAATDFRDYYAILGVSKSASHDDVKQAFRKLARKFHPDLNPGDQVAEARFKEINEAYEILSDPDKRKKYDQFGQYWKQADQAWPGGGNPVDFGGFDFSQYGSFDEFINELLGRFGSAAPRGGQRTYSRPPGGPGFGDFSGFTDPSSVSGGDVDVALSLSLSEAFHGVQKRLRIGSDEIRVKIPAGVTTGKRIRVRGKGSPNPYTQQAGDLYLNVELQPHAFFQFEGENLVCEVPIAPDEAALGAAVDVPTPDGMVTVNIPPGIRSGQTLRLRGKGWLKPKGGRTDQLVRVAIAVPKTLTDVERECYEKLRDHRGSHPRQGLTQVSL from the coding sequence ATGGCTGCGACTGATTTCAGAGACTACTACGCCATCTTGGGAGTCAGCAAATCGGCGAGTCATGATGACGTGAAACAAGCGTTTCGCAAACTGGCTCGCAAATTTCACCCTGATCTCAACCCAGGTGATCAGGTAGCTGAGGCGCGGTTCAAGGAAATCAACGAAGCCTACGAGATTCTGTCCGATCCGGATAAGCGCAAGAAGTATGACCAATTTGGTCAATATTGGAAGCAGGCCGATCAGGCTTGGCCAGGCGGCGGCAATCCAGTTGACTTTGGTGGTTTTGATTTCAGCCAGTACGGCAGCTTTGACGAATTTATCAACGAACTCCTGGGTCGGTTTGGCAGCGCAGCCCCCCGAGGCGGGCAACGCACCTACAGCCGTCCACCCGGAGGCCCAGGTTTTGGCGACTTTTCCGGATTTACTGATCCTTCATCGGTCAGTGGCGGTGATGTAGATGTTGCTCTCAGCCTCAGCTTGTCGGAGGCCTTTCACGGTGTCCAGAAACGTTTGAGAATAGGATCGGACGAAATCCGAGTCAAGATTCCAGCCGGTGTCACCACGGGTAAGCGCATCCGGGTAAGGGGCAAGGGGTCGCCCAATCCCTACACTCAGCAAGCTGGAGACTTATATCTCAATGTGGAACTCCAGCCCCACGCCTTCTTCCAGTTTGAGGGCGAGAATCTTGTCTGTGAAGTACCGATCGCCCCGGATGAAGCAGCGTTAGGCGCGGCGGTGGATGTACCGACGCCGGATGGGATGGTCACCGTGAATATTCCCCCAGGCATTCGCTCGGGGCAGACCCTGCGACTGCGAGGCAAGGGCTGGCTGAAGCCTAAGGGTGGCCGCACCGATCAATTAGTACGGGTGGCGATCGCTGTTCCCAAAACTCTCACGGACGTGGAGCGAGAATGCTACGAAAAATTGCGTGACCACCGAGGCAGCCATCCACGCCAAGGTCTCACGCAAGTAAGTCTATAA
- a CDS encoding thioredoxin family protein: protein MARTASTMLDLGTLAPDFQLPDVVTGETVSLSTFAGKSGLLVMFICRHCPFVKHVQQQLAAIGHDYLPKGLGIVAISANDAVNYPDDAPESLKAMVSEVGFAFPLCFDETQATAKAYTAACTPDFFLFDGDRALVYRGQLDDSRPGNDQPVDGHSLRAAIEAVLAGQPVDADQRPSIGCNIKWKPGTAPQS, encoded by the coding sequence ATGGCTCGAACAGCTTCCACCATGTTAGATCTAGGCACCCTCGCCCCAGATTTTCAACTCCCCGATGTGGTCACGGGTGAAACAGTCTCGCTGTCTACGTTTGCGGGCAAGAGCGGCTTATTAGTCATGTTCATCTGTCGCCATTGCCCCTTTGTGAAGCATGTGCAGCAGCAGCTAGCCGCGATCGGTCATGACTACCTGCCCAAGGGGCTGGGGATTGTGGCGATCAGCGCTAATGACGCGGTGAACTATCCCGATGATGCGCCGGAGAGCCTCAAAGCCATGGTGAGTGAGGTGGGCTTTGCGTTTCCTCTCTGTTTTGATGAAACCCAAGCAACTGCCAAGGCCTACACCGCCGCCTGCACCCCTGACTTTTTTCTCTTCGATGGCGATCGCGCCTTAGTCTATCGAGGGCAGCTTGATGACAGCCGACCGGGGAATGATCAGCCGGTGGACGGTCATAGCCTGCGGGCTGCGATCGAGGCGGTGTTGGCTGGCCAGCCCGTGGATGCCGACCAACGTCCTAGCATCGGCTGCAATATTAAATGGAAGCCGGGTACTGCTCCGCAGTCCTAA